A single window of Leptolyngbya ohadii IS1 DNA harbors:
- a CDS encoding peptide-methionine (S)-S-oxide reductase, translating into MRSQPIGQPNKPTRIIRTKKIAIFGARCFWGVKAAFCKVSGVVSTSVGYIAG; encoded by the coding sequence ATGCGATCGCAACCGATTGGGCAACCGAATAAACCAACCAGAATCATAAGAACAAAGAAGATAGCCATCTTTGGAGCCAGATGTTTTTGGGGCGTGAAAGCTGCCTTTTGCAAGGTGAGCGGCGTGGTGTCTACCTCAGTGGGATACATAGCTGGATAG
- a CDS encoding peptide-methionine (S)-S-oxide reductase, with the protein MPDPTNLDRQEPDRGERFRSVIFYHTSTRQAKLAR; encoded by the coding sequence ATCCCTGACCCTACCAATCTCGATCGCCAGGAACCAGATCGGGGAGAACGATTTCGCTCGGTCATTTTCTATCACACCTCGACTCGACAAGCGAAGCTTGCACGATAG
- a CDS encoding tetratricopeptide repeat protein, with protein MNSKQRDRGRILTAEGSSRLQQAIRAWELEHAVRCTQERIRELTSSVKEGGLDPGTIRKILKAKEGVAPKSIRCLFATFGLQLNEADLVSSLRLQVQADPNFVGRGEAIADLNLLVERGAKVIVIQARGGVGKTTLARKYLQQEFGSYLEFPIAKETKDIASIESLLEEKLRQLGEEPGREFFVSLDRLKRKLQSEQVGILIDNLEPALDSAGKLIEPHRRYVELLRVLADPSVRSATLITTRERLRESSITVEHYILKNLDVTAWKQFFQSRSLSIDTPAFAALHNTYGGNAKAMDIIRGAVLEDYSGDIEAYWQANQDDLFIERDLEDLVTQQFDRLQQIDLDAYNLLCRMGCYRYQDVPTVPLEGLFCLLWDVPETRQRRVAKSLQDRSLVEVENGEYWLHPMIRSEAIHRLRGHVDWEETNCKAAEFWTVKVEVVATVSNALQAIEPYYHYFNINQFNRAAEVIRYNREYDLSADESLGRSFYRLGLLSKMIILINTLAGNKSHIKPNNLASLYNILGAMYYFSGDLSNAIRVHTDSGYLANKLDLLEFKILSLLNLGFCKIDLYELDDAKELFSNVMALAANSSFHRHAVDALYCLAFIESIGGCEKEAYELIDRANKEITTTKLTSWGIGHSRLFLGRAYRNLGEISKSLKMYNEALLYAEKSNYTQLKANALIGVAELSRRNGDFELAIAYCLEALELLDEIGAKLNLAEAYYQLALTYQAMGENEKSQTGIQESIRLFTEIEAPKQVERVRRSMMTDVDITHVDG; from the coding sequence TGACTGCTGAGGGGTCTAGCCGCCTTCAGCAAGCAATTCGTGCTTGGGAACTGGAACACGCAGTTCGATGCACACAGGAGCGGATTCGAGAACTGACAAGTTCAGTGAAGGAAGGGGGACTCGATCCAGGGACAATTCGCAAAATTTTGAAGGCGAAAGAGGGAGTTGCTCCAAAGTCGATTCGCTGTTTATTTGCCACGTTTGGTTTGCAGTTGAACGAAGCAGACCTAGTTTCCTCCTTGCGCCTCCAAGTTCAAGCTGACCCTAATTTTGTAGGACGCGGAGAGGCGATTGCTGACCTTAACCTGTTGGTTGAGCGAGGCGCAAAAGTGATTGTGATCCAAGCTAGAGGGGGTGTCGGCAAGACGACACTAGCACGCAAGTACCTGCAACAGGAGTTCGGTTCCTACCTGGAATTCCCGATCGCAAAGGAGACTAAGGACATTGCTTCGATCGAGAGCCTGCTGGAGGAAAAGCTGCGGCAATTGGGGGAAGAGCCGGGACGGGAGTTTTTTGTGTCGCTCGATCGACTTAAACGCAAACTCCAGTCTGAGCAGGTTGGCATTCTGATTGATAACCTGGAGCCTGCCCTAGACTCTGCGGGAAAATTGATTGAGCCGCATCGTCGCTATGTTGAACTGCTGCGAGTCCTTGCTGATCCTTCTGTGCGGTCCGCCACTCTCATTACGACCCGTGAACGCCTACGAGAATCAAGCATTACTGTTGAACACTATATTCTCAAAAATCTCGATGTCACAGCTTGGAAGCAGTTCTTCCAGTCCCGTAGCTTGTCGATCGATACCCCTGCCTTCGCTGCCCTACATAATACCTATGGGGGGAATGCTAAAGCAATGGACATTATTCGAGGTGCAGTTTTAGAAGATTACTCTGGAGATATTGAAGCATACTGGCAAGCCAATCAGGATGACCTCTTTATTGAGCGCGACCTAGAGGATTTGGTCACTCAGCAGTTCGATCGCTTACAGCAGATTGACTTGGATGCCTATAACTTGTTGTGTCGTATGGGCTGCTATCGATACCAAGATGTGCCAACAGTGCCACTTGAAGGGTTGTTTTGTCTGCTTTGGGATGTACCAGAGACTCGACAGAGACGGGTCGCAAAATCATTGCAGGATCGATCTTTAGTGGAGGTTGAGAATGGGGAGTATTGGTTGCACCCGATGATTCGCAGCGAGGCGATTCATAGATTAAGAGGGCATGTAGATTGGGAGGAGACAAATTGTAAAGCAGCAGAATTTTGGACAGTAAAAGTTGAAGTGGTTGCAACAGTTAGCAATGCTTTACAGGCTATAGAGCCTTACTACCATTATTTTAACATTAATCAGTTTAACCGAGCCGCTGAAGTAATTCGGTATAACAGGGAATATGATTTGAGTGCTGATGAATCTCTTGGTCGTTCCTTCTATAGGCTGGGACTCCTAAGCAAAATGATTATATTGATAAATACTCTAGCTGGTAATAAATCCCATATTAAACCTAACAATTTAGCTAGTCTCTACAACATCTTAGGAGCAATGTATTACTTTTCTGGTGACCTATCTAATGCTATTAGAGTACATACGGATTCAGGTTATCTCGCAAATAAATTAGATCTCCTAGAGTTCAAGATTCTTTCATTGCTGAATCTTGGCTTTTGCAAAATTGACCTTTATGAGTTAGATGATGCTAAGGAATTATTCTCAAATGTTATGGCACTTGCAGCAAATTCCTCATTTCATCGCCATGCTGTAGATGCTTTATATTGTCTTGCCTTCATTGAATCCATTGGAGGATGTGAAAAAGAAGCTTATGAACTTATAGATAGAGCTAATAAAGAAATTACAACTACTAAGCTAACCAGTTGGGGGATAGGACACTCTAGATTATTTTTAGGTAGAGCCTACCGGAATCTGGGAGAAATCTCTAAATCACTAAAGATGTACAATGAAGCTCTCCTGTATGCTGAGAAAAGCAATTACACTCAGCTAAAAGCTAATGCTTTGATTGGTGTAGCTGAACTATCTCGAAGAAATGGTGATTTTGAGCTTGCAATAGCATATTGCCTAGAGGCATTGGAGTTGCTTGATGAAATTGGGGCGAAGCTAAATTTAGCTGAGGCTTATTATCAACTTGCATTAACTTATCAGGCAATGGGAGAAAACGAAAAGAGCCAAACAGGAATTCAAGAGTCCATTCGGCTCTTTACTGAAATAGAAGCGCCAAAACAAGTGGAGCGGGTGAGGCGATCGATGATGACAGATGTAGACATAACACATGTAGATGGCTGA